In one window of Cellulophaga sp. HaHa_2_95 DNA:
- a CDS encoding DoxX family protein has protein sequence MTVLDYVIIALKLIVSLSILNVWLLQPQKATKWRGGAATTIKEEFKAYGLSETFCYVIGFLKITLALILLASIKFESLSLIGSLGLTFLLLGSIVMHFKIKDPLYKSFPAFLFVVMNLGIAYFYL, from the coding sequence ATGACCGTATTAGATTATGTAATTATTGCCTTAAAACTTATTGTTTCTTTAAGCATCTTAAATGTGTGGTTATTGCAACCCCAAAAAGCGACCAAATGGCGTGGCGGCGCTGCTACGACAATCAAAGAAGAGTTTAAAGCGTATGGCTTATCAGAAACATTTTGTTACGTGATTGGCTTTTTAAAAATAACTTTAGCGTTGATTCTTTTAGCCTCTATAAAATTTGAAAGTTTAAGCTTAATAGGGAGTCTAGGATTAACCTTTTTATTATTGGGGTCTATCGTGATGCATTTTAAAATAAAAGACCCGCTATATAAATCATTTCCAGCCTTTTTGTTTGTGGTGATGAATTTAGGTATAGCCTATTTCTATCTTTAA
- a CDS encoding DoxX family protein has translation MNLLPLLIWFSSLAFLYFGFSCFYSDFIINEFVRYNLVRFRRTTGYLQLLGAMGLVIGLYLQPLVLFIAAIGLSILMLAGFIVRLKIKDNFLQSSPSFFFAVLNSIIAFKTYTLYF, from the coding sequence GTGAATCTATTGCCTCTATTAATCTGGTTTTCTAGTCTGGCTTTTCTATATTTCGGATTCAGTTGTTTTTACTCCGATTTTATAATCAACGAGTTTGTACGGTATAATTTAGTCCGATTTAGACGCACCACAGGATACTTGCAACTACTTGGTGCCATGGGTTTAGTTATCGGATTATACCTTCAACCTTTAGTGCTTTTTATAGCAGCTATAGGATTAAGTATTCTAATGTTAGCAGGATTTATCGTTCGGTTAAAAATCAAAGATAATTTTTTACAATCTTCTCCGTCTTTCTTCTTTGCCGTACTTAATAGTATCATTGCATTTAAGACGTATACCCTGTATTTTTAA
- a CDS encoding RNA polymerase sigma factor RpoD/SigA, translated as MRQLKITKQITNRDTKSLEKYFQEISKLDMITVDEEVEMAKRIREGDQVALNTLVNANLRFVVSVAKQYQGSGLRLSDLINEGNVGLVKAAKRFDETRGFKFISYAVWWIRQAILQAISEQSRMVRLPLNKIGEISKINKVFSYLEQSYQRPPSAIEIARELDMSTAQVKVAMKNSGKHLSMDAPFKEGEDSNLYNVVQSKETNSPDSKMMEESLTSDIGDLLNTLPSRESEIIRLYYGIGVKAPMSLTEIGEVFEITRERVRQIREKAIRLLRRKSQKEVLKAYL; from the coding sequence ATGAGGCAACTAAAGATCACTAAACAAATTACAAACAGAGATACGAAATCATTAGAAAAGTATTTTCAAGAAATATCAAAATTAGATATGATTACTGTTGATGAGGAAGTAGAAATGGCAAAAAGAATTCGTGAAGGAGATCAAGTTGCATTAAACACTTTAGTAAACGCCAACTTGCGTTTTGTAGTTTCGGTAGCGAAACAATATCAAGGAAGCGGATTGCGTCTTTCCGATTTAATTAACGAAGGAAATGTTGGACTTGTAAAAGCAGCCAAGCGTTTTGATGAAACTAGAGGATTTAAATTTATCTCCTATGCTGTTTGGTGGATCAGACAAGCAATTTTACAAGCGATATCGGAACAATCAAGAATGGTACGTTTACCTTTGAATAAGATTGGGGAAATCAGCAAAATAAACAAAGTCTTTTCTTATTTAGAGCAAAGCTACCAAAGACCACCAAGTGCTATTGAAATTGCAAGAGAATTAGACATGAGTACGGCACAAGTAAAAGTGGCGATGAAAAATTCTGGAAAGCACCTTTCTATGGATGCTCCTTTCAAAGAAGGCGAAGATTCTAACCTATATAATGTAGTACAGTCTAAAGAAACCAACAGCCCTGATTCAAAAATGATGGAAGAATCACTTACTTCTGATATCGGAGATTTATTAAACACTCTGCCGAGTAGAGAAAGTGAAATTATACGTCTGTATTATGGGATTGGTGTAAAAGCACCAATGAGTTTAACTGAAATTGGTGAAGTATTTGAAATTACCAGAGAACGCGTAAGACAGATTAGAGAAAAAGCCATTAGACTATTGCGTAGAAAATCGCAAAAGGAAGTGCTAAAGGCGTACTTATAG
- a CDS encoding right-handed parallel beta-helix repeat-containing protein, giving the protein MKKTHYTLFLVALLALYSCKQDELNVLETVTTENLDDAGLPELNFSSVLPAMRSTEAYTIDIAQWNIPNNGTDAATTTTNLQAAIDWAHAEGFATVTLPEGTYLVGEEKNDIYQGGIEIHENTEFVFAEGAILEIDTNDKWNYCVLSLDGDNIIVRDGIIQGDRDTHVFTPRESDNKVAHDEGHGICVWNDSNVVLIDHMIIRNTTGDGSLVLEATDVTFTNNTIYNNRRQGISVVGGTRITITDNEIHHINGTSPQFGIDIEGAGRVDEDILIQNNYFHHNTGGDIVNTSGKNVYILDNVLEQGEGNEYIDGPLVSWHKTHNIIARNTITMLSGSVNGRLGYIQYSSGGDKGHSRATYVHDNVMNNCGMYMYKSADADVRRNKFYGYFAAFSDFDNLILEDNLVTYSQEHTNLRYCWSYRFKNATGIASGNYLEDALQDLPLSENEPYTMQCVLDGW; this is encoded by the coding sequence ATGAAAAAGACCCATTATACCTTATTTCTTGTCGCGCTATTGGCTTTATACTCTTGTAAGCAAGACGAGCTCAACGTTCTGGAAACAGTAACTACAGAAAATTTAGATGACGCTGGCTTACCAGAACTCAATTTCAGCTCTGTACTCCCTGCAATGAGGAGCACCGAAGCCTATACTATAGATATAGCACAATGGAATATTCCTAATAATGGCACCGATGCGGCAACGACCACCACCAATTTACAGGCAGCTATAGATTGGGCACATGCGGAAGGTTTTGCTACCGTTACGCTTCCGGAGGGGACTTATTTGGTAGGTGAAGAGAAAAATGACATTTACCAAGGTGGAATAGAAATACACGAGAATACGGAGTTTGTGTTTGCTGAAGGGGCTATTCTAGAAATAGACACCAATGATAAATGGAACTACTGCGTACTTAGTTTAGATGGCGATAATATTATTGTTAGAGACGGTATTATCCAAGGCGATAGAGACACCCATGTATTTACGCCTCGCGAGAGTGATAATAAGGTAGCACATGATGAAGGCCATGGAATTTGTGTTTGGAACGATAGTAACGTTGTCCTTATTGACCATATGATTATAAGAAATACCACTGGTGATGGTTCACTTGTTTTAGAAGCTACGGATGTTACTTTTACCAACAACACCATTTACAACAACCGCAGACAGGGAATTTCTGTAGTGGGCGGTACCCGTATTACCATCACTGATAATGAAATACACCATATAAATGGTACGAGTCCGCAATTTGGAATAGATATAGAAGGTGCTGGGCGTGTAGATGAAGATATCCTGATCCAGAACAATTATTTTCATCATAATACGGGTGGAGATATTGTGAATACTAGTGGTAAAAATGTATACATTTTAGACAATGTATTAGAACAAGGAGAAGGCAATGAGTATATAGATGGGCCGCTTGTGTCTTGGCATAAAACCCATAATATTATTGCAAGAAATACTATTACCATGCTTAGTGGCTCTGTAAATGGTAGGTTAGGATACATACAATACTCTAGCGGTGGCGACAAAGGCCATAGCCGCGCTACTTATGTACATGATAATGTCATGAACAATTGTGGTATGTATATGTATAAAAGTGCGGATGCCGATGTTCGCAGAAATAAATTCTACGGGTATTTTGCTGCGTTTTCTGATTTTGACAACTTAATCTTAGAAGATAATTTAGTGACCTATTCTCAGGAACACACGAATCTTAGGTATTGCTGGTCCTACCGATTTAAAAATGCAACCGGTATAGCTAGTGGTAATTATTTAGAAGATGCATTACAAGATTTGCCTTTATCAGAAAATGAACCCTATACCATGCAATGTGTACTAGACGGTTGGTAG
- a CDS encoding DEAD/DEAH box helicase has translation MSFFIKNKDQFKLEVDQDEIGFRKCQLGAIWAVKSHYTKSNAPALISMPTGSGKTALMIAICFELKIKKVLIITPSVVIRKQIFDVFSGMEILKTLGVYKNEVKPNVNNHIGYLKNENDWIEATKLYDVVVSTPHSCSSEMKENIAPPKDLFDLIIIDEAHHTPAKIYRSVFKDYSDSKIILLTATPFRRDRKRIPGDLIYHYPMAKAIKDEIYRPVTFKNVDTKNGESQEKDSLLADAAIENLRKEQEKNPNAQLLIKTKKIDSAEELKILYEAKGISVGLIHSGNTTKQNEDCLIKCKKGELESLIAVGMIGEGLDIPTLKISVLHDIPRTLPTTIQFIGRISRIHKEQIGNAILIADKNYVKGEVKKLYYFDKSWDLLIPELVDKIVTNSPLFPDLESSELNPLGLSPDDLKPFFSTKIYKTKVGFEFIKGFHKKMPSGIELVFTHQDDVNSPLILITKHKKTLPWGKDLALFQDNYDLHILYLIDDFLFESTTSDLVLNYMKSKLFDTKKYEIIPASYIRNGLSDNTIGQYFMVGMSNIYGSGASNPSYKMLMGLEVESAVKHSDGSVFSFGHALSRIDENETRGIAVNNGRIWAIKRKNLREFSFWCQHIHSLIKLGNNESKIPRMSNLADFKTVEIFEDNPVSVLFDNVIFQIAIVKIIKGDKDYEGFTPEILFEKLSEEKKKIECALFVKKDELAKIHFNFDDEKKWVVTSDKDIHIIMDIPFKDPINISFEDFINDYPPLIIFQNAKTLKGSTLFAPKIKEQKFDIDLFKNIENGWDDTDVTKEAKPPKRGKKYNVQQKTIKVITDNPDYSDNDIVVIDDGAGEMADIIWFSEKKKTIHFFHCKFSYTDNPGADMRNITELFQQAMRNCIWIRSSFIIKQLLYRVTNTQNSTILDNKLDELNDLHNDFIPTDWDYKVYLVQPGLSKSAVFNDKMTNAEKLLLILHDRLSSSGCNLSIWASE, from the coding sequence ATGTCTTTTTTTATAAAAAATAAAGATCAATTTAAATTAGAGGTTGATCAAGATGAAATTGGTTTTAGAAAATGTCAATTAGGAGCTATTTGGGCTGTTAAAAGTCACTATACTAAGAGTAATGCACCAGCTTTAATTAGTATGCCAACAGGTTCTGGTAAAACAGCTTTGATGATAGCAATATGTTTTGAATTGAAGATTAAAAAAGTATTAATAATTACTCCATCGGTTGTTATTAGAAAACAAATTTTTGATGTTTTTAGTGGAATGGAAATACTAAAGACCTTGGGTGTTTACAAGAATGAAGTTAAGCCTAATGTAAATAATCATATAGGATATTTAAAAAATGAAAATGATTGGATAGAAGCAACAAAATTATATGATGTGGTTGTTTCAACTCCACACAGTTGTTCTTCTGAAATGAAAGAAAACATAGCTCCTCCAAAAGATCTATTTGATTTAATAATTATTGATGAAGCACATCATACACCTGCAAAAATTTATAGGAGTGTGTTTAAAGATTATTCAGATTCGAAAATTATTTTGTTAACTGCAACTCCTTTTAGAAGAGACCGAAAAAGAATTCCTGGAGATTTAATTTATCATTATCCTATGGCTAAGGCTATAAAGGATGAAATATATAGACCTGTTACCTTTAAAAATGTAGACACTAAAAATGGAGAAAGTCAAGAAAAAGATTCGCTTTTGGCAGATGCTGCGATAGAAAATTTGAGGAAAGAACAAGAAAAAAATCCAAATGCTCAATTATTAATCAAAACTAAAAAAATTGATTCCGCTGAAGAATTAAAAATATTATATGAAGCTAAAGGAATATCGGTTGGTTTAATTCATAGTGGGAATACTACAAAACAAAATGAAGATTGTTTGATTAAATGTAAAAAAGGTGAGTTAGAAAGTTTAATTGCTGTAGGTATGATTGGAGAAGGTTTAGATATACCGACATTGAAAATAAGTGTACTACATGATATTCCAAGAACACTACCTACAACAATTCAATTTATTGGTAGAATTTCCAGAATACATAAAGAACAAATTGGAAATGCAATTTTAATTGCAGATAAAAACTATGTAAAAGGTGAAGTTAAGAAGTTATACTATTTTGATAAGTCTTGGGATTTACTAATTCCTGAATTAGTAGATAAAATTGTCACGAATTCACCTTTGTTCCCTGATTTAGAATCAAGTGAATTAAATCCATTAGGTTTATCTCCTGATGATTTGAAACCATTCTTTAGTACCAAGATCTATAAAACTAAAGTTGGCTTTGAGTTTATAAAAGGATTTCATAAAAAAATGCCTTCAGGAATTGAATTAGTATTTACACATCAAGATGATGTTAATTCCCCTTTAATATTAATTACAAAGCATAAGAAAACATTGCCTTGGGGAAAAGATTTAGCCTTGTTTCAAGATAATTATGATTTGCATATTTTATATTTAATTGATGATTTTTTATTTGAAAGTACGACTTCTGATTTGGTCTTAAATTATATGAAATCTAAACTATTTGACACAAAAAAATATGAAATTATCCCAGCATCATATATAAGAAATGGATTAAGTGATAATACCATTGGGCAGTACTTTATGGTTGGAATGTCAAATATTTATGGAAGTGGAGCATCAAATCCATCATATAAAATGTTAATGGGTCTTGAAGTGGAGTCTGCAGTTAAACATTCTGATGGTTCTGTATTTTCTTTTGGTCATGCATTATCAAGAATAGACGAAAATGAAACTAGAGGTATAGCCGTAAATAATGGTCGAATATGGGCAATTAAAAGGAAAAACCTTAGAGAATTTTCGTTTTGGTGTCAACATATTCATTCCCTAATTAAATTAGGAAATAATGAATCAAAAATTCCTAGGATGTCAAATTTAGCAGATTTCAAAACTGTTGAAATATTCGAAGATAATCCAGTTTCTGTTCTATTTGATAATGTTATATTTCAAATTGCTATTGTGAAAATTATAAAAGGGGATAAAGATTATGAAGGTTTTACTCCTGAAATACTTTTTGAGAAATTATCAGAAGAAAAGAAAAAAATTGAATGCGCACTTTTTGTTAAAAAAGATGAGCTAGCGAAAATCCACTTTAACTTTGATGATGAAAAAAAATGGGTAGTTACATCAGATAAAGATATCCATATTATAATGGATATTCCTTTTAAAGATCCAATTAATATTAGTTTTGAAGACTTTATTAATGATTATCCGCCGTTAATAATATTTCAGAATGCAAAGACATTAAAAGGCTCTACCTTATTTGCGCCAAAAATTAAAGAACAAAAATTTGATATTGATTTATTCAAAAATATTGAGAATGGATGGGATGATACTGATGTAACAAAGGAAGCAAAGCCACCAAAAAGAGGAAAAAAATATAATGTTCAACAAAAGACTATTAAAGTGATTACTGATAATCCCGATTACTCTGATAATGATATTGTAGTAATTGATGATGGAGCTGGAGAAATGGCTGATATAATATGGTTTTCTGAAAAGAAAAAAACAATTCACTTTTTTCATTGCAAATTTTCATATACAGATAATCCTGGAGCCGATATGCGAAATATAACTGAATTATTCCAGCAGGCTATGAGAAATTGTATATGGATAAGGTCCAGTTTTATAATTAAACAGTTATTATATAGAGTAACAAATACTCAAAATTCAACAATTTTAGATAATAAGTTAGATGAGTTGAACGATTTGCATAATGATTTTATTCCTACAGATTGGGATTATAAAGTTTATCTTGTTCAACCAGGTCTTTCAAAATCAGCTGTTTTTAATGATAAAATGACAAATGCCGAAAAACTTCTTTTAATTTTACATGACAGACTTAGTAGTTCGGGGTGTAATCTCTCAATTTGGGCATCAGAATAA
- a CDS encoding Rrf2 family transcriptional regulator, producing the protein MFSKSCEYGLRAVLFIAQQSDKDIKVSMTTISEEINSPQAFTAKILQKLTKTQIVHSLKGPYGGFSILPEKMDTKLSEIVTILDGDSIYKGCALGLKQCDANSPCPLHFKFVEIRDNLQDMLETTSIKSVVNDLSLESIILKR; encoded by the coding sequence ATGTTTTCAAAATCATGTGAGTATGGACTTAGGGCAGTACTTTTTATCGCACAACAGAGCGATAAAGATATTAAGGTGAGTATGACCACTATTTCTGAAGAAATAAACTCTCCGCAGGCATTTACCGCAAAAATATTACAGAAACTCACGAAAACACAAATTGTACATTCCTTAAAAGGACCCTATGGAGGATTTAGTATTTTACCCGAGAAGATGGATACAAAACTAAGTGAAATTGTGACCATACTAGATGGGGACAGTATCTATAAAGGCTGTGCTTTGGGCTTAAAACAATGTGATGCCAATTCGCCTTGTCCACTTCATTTTAAATTCGTTGAAATCCGTGATAATTTGCAGGATATGCTAGAAACCACCTCGATTAAATCGGTTGTGAATGATCTAAGTTTAGAAAGCATCATACTCAAACGCTAA
- a CDS encoding cupin domain-containing protein, protein MKTASITANLNYLEDRPAVSVLLKTNSTKEVRILMKKGQQMKEHKAPFPIVVELFEGLIDFGVAGEKQQLKRGDLIALEASVPHDLFCIEDAIIRLTISTADSVDRVKNVAN, encoded by the coding sequence ATGAAAACAGCATCAATAACAGCGAATCTTAACTATTTGGAAGACCGACCAGCAGTGAGTGTTTTATTAAAAACAAACAGCACAAAAGAGGTGCGAATCCTCATGAAAAAAGGACAACAAATGAAAGAGCATAAAGCTCCTTTTCCAATAGTAGTAGAACTCTTTGAAGGCCTTATAGATTTTGGCGTAGCAGGAGAAAAACAGCAATTAAAAAGGGGAGATTTAATTGCCTTGGAGGCTAGTGTTCCCCATGATTTATTTTGTATTGAAGACGCTATTATCCGTTTGACCATTTCTACAGCAGATAGTGTAGACCGTGTAAAAAATGTAGCCAATTAA
- a CDS encoding nitric-oxide reductase large subunit, with amino-acid sequence MKKVWIAFSSVVILSFIALIWVGTEVYQTQPPIPETVTIKETGETVFTKADIQIGQNVWESIGGMEVGSIWGHGSYVAPDWSADWIHKEAVFMLDAWAQKDFNISYGALEVENKAALKARLIKDIKTNSYNPKTGAITISAARYAAIRNNTAHYTRIFSEGYEQYAIPEGALTDQVKLAQLNAFLFWTSWAASTNRPNEDYTYTSNWPHEPLIGNTITPDSQIWSGFSIVLLLLFIGALSYYYIRNHEKGEAVIHPKQDPLDTLVLTRSQRAVLKYFIVISLLIALQVVLGALTVHYTVEGQAFFGFDLSSFLPYSITRTWHTQLAVFWIAATWLATGLFLAPMISGKEMKFQVFGINFLFVALIVIVLGSMLGEWLGVHQFLDLTTNFFFGHQGYEYMDLGRFWQIFLGIGLVLWVLMVGRHVVFAIKKNDDSKHLLIILLISVIAIGMFFFSGLMYGENSSLPVINYWRWWLVHLWVEGFFEVFATVIIAFIFLRMKILSAKTAGKASIASATIFLAGGIIGTLHHLYYSGTPVQAIALGATFSALEVVPLTLMGFEIRENWNLLKSNEWMQKYKWPVFFFIAVAFWNMVGAGVFGFLINPPIALYYIQGLNTTAVHAHTALFGVYGLLGMGFIIICLRFYSDRVWNSVKLKRAFWFLNIGLVAMVVLSLLPIGIIQAYTSITKGYSFARDAELLYSPTVQTLKWMRMIGDIIFSIGIFYFCWFTIQESVYCIKKKN; translated from the coding sequence ATGAAAAAAGTTTGGATTGCATTTTCTAGCGTAGTCATACTCTCATTTATTGCGCTTATATGGGTAGGAACAGAAGTATATCAAACACAACCTCCTATTCCTGAAACTGTTACGATTAAAGAAACGGGAGAAACGGTTTTTACAAAGGCGGATATACAAATAGGACAGAATGTCTGGGAATCTATAGGCGGGATGGAAGTAGGTTCTATCTGGGGTCACGGAAGTTATGTGGCTCCTGATTGGTCTGCCGATTGGATTCATAAAGAAGCTGTGTTTATGTTGGACGCTTGGGCTCAAAAAGATTTTAATATATCTTATGGTGCCTTAGAGGTTGAAAATAAAGCAGCCTTAAAAGCACGGTTAATTAAAGATATTAAAACCAATAGCTACAACCCAAAGACCGGAGCTATAACTATTTCTGCCGCACGTTATGCTGCAATTAGGAACAATACTGCTCACTATACCCGTATTTTTTCTGAAGGTTATGAGCAATATGCCATTCCAGAAGGGGCCTTAACAGATCAAGTAAAACTAGCGCAGCTAAATGCTTTTTTGTTCTGGACCTCTTGGGCGGCGAGTACCAATAGACCTAATGAGGACTATACCTATACCTCTAATTGGCCGCATGAACCACTAATAGGAAATACCATTACTCCAGATTCTCAAATTTGGTCTGGTTTTTCAATTGTGCTATTACTCCTGTTTATTGGCGCCTTGAGTTATTATTACATTCGCAACCATGAGAAAGGAGAGGCGGTAATTCACCCTAAACAAGATCCTTTAGATACCTTAGTATTAACCAGATCACAGAGGGCGGTATTAAAATACTTTATAGTGATCTCGTTATTGATTGCCTTACAAGTGGTTCTTGGAGCGCTAACGGTGCATTATACCGTAGAAGGGCAAGCGTTTTTTGGATTTGATTTGTCTAGTTTCTTACCTTATTCCATTACCAGAACATGGCACACCCAATTGGCAGTATTTTGGATTGCCGCTACATGGCTGGCTACTGGATTGTTTTTAGCACCGATGATTAGCGGTAAAGAAATGAAGTTTCAAGTATTCGGGATCAATTTTCTATTTGTCGCCTTAATTGTAATTGTATTAGGATCGATGTTAGGGGAGTGGTTAGGCGTACATCAGTTTTTAGATTTAACCACCAATTTCTTTTTTGGCCATCAAGGCTATGAGTATATGGATTTAGGTAGGTTTTGGCAAATATTCTTGGGCATAGGTTTAGTATTGTGGGTGTTGATGGTAGGTAGACACGTAGTTTTTGCAATTAAAAAGAATGATGATTCTAAGCACTTGCTAATCATTCTACTCATTTCTGTAATAGCTATAGGGATGTTCTTTTTCTCTGGATTAATGTATGGCGAAAACAGTAGTTTGCCGGTAATTAATTATTGGCGCTGGTGGTTGGTACACCTTTGGGTAGAAGGTTTCTTTGAAGTATTTGCGACGGTAATAATTGCTTTTATCTTCTTACGGATGAAAATTCTATCCGCAAAAACAGCAGGAAAAGCGTCCATTGCTTCGGCGACGATTTTTCTAGCAGGCGGAATCATTGGAACCTTACATCATTTATATTATTCGGGCACACCCGTGCAAGCCATTGCATTAGGAGCTACGTTTAGTGCACTAGAAGTAGTACCGCTAACGCTCATGGGTTTCGAAATTCGTGAAAACTGGAACCTTTTAAAATCCAATGAATGGATGCAAAAATACAAATGGCCTGTATTCTTTTTTATTGCGGTAGCCTTTTGGAATATGGTAGGCGCAGGGGTGTTCGGGTTCTTAATTAATCCGCCTATTGCACTCTATTACATTCAGGGTTTAAATACTACCGCAGTACATGCGCATACCGCTTTATTTGGGGTGTATGGTTTACTGGGAATGGGCTTTATCATCATCTGTTTGCGTTTCTACTCAGACCGGGTGTGGAATTCTGTAAAATTGAAAAGAGCCTTTTGGTTCTTGAATATTGGATTAGTAGCCATG